A single region of the Rattus rattus isolate New Zealand chromosome 8, Rrattus_CSIRO_v1, whole genome shotgun sequence genome encodes:
- the LOC116907168 gene encoding olfactory receptor 7G2-like, with translation MEPQNQTFVLQFLLLGFTDDAEFQSLIFSLFLFIYLVTILGNLFIILGIAFESHLHTPMYFFLSNLSFNDISLSTATVIKMLVNIQANDQSITYTGCLTQLFFVLAFAYFENFLLTVMAYDRYAAICHPLRYNIIMNPKVCVLLSLISLFISIMDSLMHTLMVQRLSFCRNLEIPHFFCELDQVIKLSCSDTLIDNIVLFVATCVFGGVPLCGIIYSYYHIVSAVLKIASLEGKYKAFSTCGTHLSVVSLFYGAGSMVYISSAISASPGKSAVASVMYSVVPQMMNPFIYSLRNKDMKVAIRNILSKTISLE, from the coding sequence ATGGAGCCACAAAACCAAACATTTGTGTTACAATTCCTTCTTCTAGGATTTACAGATGATGCAGAATTTCAGTCTCTCATCTTCAGCCTCTTCCTTTTCATATACTTAGTCACAATCCTCGGAAACCTGTTCATAATTCTAGGTATAGCCTTTGAATCCCACCTCCATACTCcaatgtacttcttcctctccaatttgtcCTTTAATGACATCAGTTTAAGCACAGCTACAGTCATCAAGATGCTGGTTAACATTCAAGCAAATGACCAGAGCATCACTTACACAGGCTGCCTCACACAGCTCTTCTTTGTACTTGCTTTtgcatattttgaaaattttctccTTACAGTgatggcctatgatcgctatgcAGCTATTTGTCACCCATTGAGGTATAATATCATAATGAATCCTAAGGTATGTGTTCTACTCTCATTAATTTCTCTGTTCATTAGTATTATGGATTCCCTGATGCATACTCTCATGGTACAGAGGCTATCCTTCTGCAGAAATCTGGAAATCCCTCACTTCTTCTGTGAACTTGATCAGGTCATCAAGCTTTCCTGTTCTGACACCCTCATTGATAACATTGTGCTTTTTGTAGCAACTTGTGTATTTGGTGGTGTTCCTCTTTGTGGAATCATTTATTCTTATTATCATATTGTGTCTGCAGTCTTGAAGATAGCATCATTGGAGGGAAAGTACAAAGCCTTCTCTACTTGTGGAACTCACTTGTCAGTGGTTTCCCTATTTTATGGGGCTGGTTCTATGGTATATATCAGCTCTGCAATAAGTGCCTCACCAGGAAAATCTGCAGTGGCTTCAGTGATGTACTCTGTGGTTCCTCAAATGATGAACCCTTTTATCTACAGTTTAAGGAACAAGGACATGAAAGTTGccataagaaatattttaagcaaGACCATTTCACTTGAATAA